Proteins co-encoded in one Populus trichocarpa isolate Nisqually-1 chromosome 10, P.trichocarpa_v4.1, whole genome shotgun sequence genomic window:
- the LOC7475947 gene encoding LOW QUALITY PROTEIN: G-type lectin S-receptor-like serine/threonine-protein kinase At4g27290 (The sequence of the model RefSeq protein was modified relative to this genomic sequence to represent the inferred CDS: inserted 2 bases in 1 codon), with product MRFLRDCISVLLFCSTLLLIVEVATPIDTINTTLSIRDGDTIVSAGGTYELGFFSPGKSKNRYLGIWYGKISVQTAVWVANRESPLNDSSGVVRLTNQGLLVLVNRSGSIIWSSNTSTPARNPVAQLLDSGNLVVKEEGDNNPENSLWQSFEHPGNTLIPGMKIGRNRVTGMDWSLAAWKSVDDPSRGNITGILVPYGYPELVELEDSKVKYRSGPWNGLGFSGMPPLKPNPIYTYXNEKEIFYREQLVNSSMHWRIVVAQNGDIQQLLWIEKTQSWFLYETENINNCARYKLCGANGICSIDNSPVCDCLNGFVPRVPRDWERTDWSSGCIRKTALNCSGDGFRKVSGVKLPETRQSWFNKSMSLEECRNTCLKNCSCTAYANMDIRNGGSGCLLWFNDLIDILFQDEKDTIFIRMAASELPGNGDSEKVNTKSNAKKRIVVSTVLSTGLVFLGLALVLLLHVWRKQQQKKRNLPSGSNNKDMKEELELPFFNMDELASATNNFSDANKVGAGGFGPVYKGTLADGREIAVKRLSKNSRQGLDEFKNEVKHIVKLQHRNLVRLLGCCIERDEKMLVYEFLPNKSLDFYIFDETHSLLLDWRQRYNIINGIARGLLYLHQDSRLRIIHRDLKTSNILLDYEMNPKISDFGLARSFGENETEASTNKVAGTYGYISPEYANYGLYSLKSDVFSFGVLVLEIVSGYRNRGFSHPDHHLNLIGHAWILFKQGRSLELVGESKVETPYLSEVLRSIHVGLLCVQENTEDRPNMSYVVLMLGNEDELPQPKQPGFFTERDLIEACYSSSQCKPPSANECSISLLEAR from the exons ATGAGATTTCTGAGGGATTGCATTTCCGTACTTCTTTTTTGCTCCACTTTGCTTCTGATTGTAGAAGTAGCCACCCCTATTGACACCATTAACACAACCCTGTCAATTCGAGATGGAGACACCATAGTCTCGGCTGGTGGCACCTATGAATTAGGATTTTTCAGCCCCGGAAAATCCAAAAACCGATACTTGGGGATATGGTATGGCAAAATATCAGTCCAGACAGCAGTGTGGGTTGCCAACAGAGAATCTCCACTTAACGATTCATCAGGTGTTGTAAGGCTTACCAACCAAGGACTTCTTGTCCTTGTCAATCGCAGTGGAAGTATCATTTGGTCATCCAACACATCAACACCTGCTAGGAATCCAGTTGCACAGCTTTTGGATTCGGGAAACCTTGTTGTGAAAGAGGAGGGTGATAATAACCCGGAAAACTCCCTGTGGCAGAGTTTTGAACATCCAGGTAATACATTAATACCGGGCATGAAGATAGGACGGAATAGAGTAACTGGCATGGACTGGAGCTTGGCAGCATGGAAGTCAGTAGATGATCCTTCTAGAGGTAACATTACAGGTATCCTTGTTCCTTATGGATATCCCGAGTTAGTAGAGCTGGAAGATTCGAAAGTGAAGTATCGATCTGGGCCATGGAATGGTCTGGGGTTCAGTGGTATGCCTCCATTAAAACCAAATCCAATATACACATA TAATGAGAAGGAGATATTTTACAGAGAACAGCTTGTTAATAGCTCAATGCATTGGAGGATCGTCGTGGCTCAGAATGGTGATATCCAACAACTTTTGTGGATTGAGAAAACCCAGAGCTGGTTTCTTTACGAAACTGAAAACATCAATAATTGTGCGCGTTATAAACTATGTGGTGCAAATGGCATCTGTAGTATTGACAACTCTCCGGTGTGTGATTGCTTAAATGGATTTGTACCGAGAGTTCCAAGAGACTGGGAGAGGACAGATTGGTCAAGTGGTTGCATCAGAAAGACTGCACTAAACTGTTCAGGAGATGGGTTTCGAAAAGTCTCAGGTGTGAAGTTGCCGGAGACAAGGCAATCATGGTTTAACAAGAGTATGAGCCTGGAGGAGTGCAGGAACACGTGCTTGAAGAACTGCAGCTGTACTGCGTATGCAAACATGGACATCAGGAATGGAGGAAGTGGGTGCTTGCTTTGGTTCAATGATCTGATCGATATTTTGTTTCAAGATGAGAAAGACACCATTTTTATACGGATGGCTGCATCAGAACTACCGG GTAATGGTGATAGTGAAAAGGTTAATACGAAATCCAACGCAAAGAAAAGGATCGTGGTAAGCACTGTGTTGTCCACAGGACTTGTGTTCCTTGGACTAGCCTTGGTCTTGCTCTTGCATGTTTGGAGAAAGCAGCAGCAGAAAAAAC GTAATTTGCCAAGCGGATCGAATAACAAGGATATGAAGGAAGAACTAGAATTACCCTTCTTTAATATGGATGAGTTGGCTTCTGCAACAAATAACTTTTCTGATGCCAATAAAGTAGGAGCAGGAGGTTTCGGACCTGTTTATAAG GGAACCCTTGCAGATGGACGAGAAATAGCTGTGAAGAGGCTCTCTAAGAATTCAAGACAAGGACTTGATGAATTCAAAAATGAAGTTAAACATATCGTGAAACTTCAGCATCGGAATCTAGTGAGGCTCCTTGGATGCTGCATTGAAAGAGATGAAAAGATGTTGGTCTACGAGTTTTTGCCTAACAAAAGCTTGGACTTCTATATTTTTG ATGAAACTCATAGCTTACTACTAGATTGGCGTCAGCGCTACAATATCATCAATGGGATTGCTCGTGGACTTCTTTATCTTCACCAAGATTCGAGACTAAGAATAATCCACAGAGATCTGAAAACCAGCAATATTTTGTTGGATTAcgaaatgaatccaaaaatctcAGACTTTGGCCTGGCTAGAAGttttggagaaaatgaaactgaaGCCAGTACTAATAAAGTGGCTGGAACGTA TGGTTACATATCTCCAGAGTATGCAAATTATGGACTCTACTCGCTAAAATCAGACGTCTTCAGCTTTGGTGTATTGGTGCTAGAGATAGTGAGTGGCTATAGGAACAGAGGATTCAGTCACCCAGATCACCACCTCAACCTTATCGGGCAT GCTTGGATACTGTTCAAACAAGGCAGGTCTCTAGAACTGGTTGGGGAATCAAAAGTTGAAACACCTTATTTATCTGAAGTACTACGTTCGATTCATGTGGGGCTATTGTGTGTGCAAGAAAATACAGAAGATAGGCCAAACATGTCATATGTGGTTTTGATGTTGGGTAATGAAGATGAACTGCCTCAGCCTAAACAACCAGGATTCTTCACTGAAAGGGATCTTATTGAAGCATGTTATTCATCAAGCCAGTGCAAACCACCTTCAGCGAACGAGTGCTCGATTTCATTGCTGGAGGCAAGATAG